The Salvia miltiorrhiza cultivar Shanhuang (shh) chromosome 2, IMPLAD_Smil_shh, whole genome shotgun sequence DNA window TTCAAACCCTACTAATATTTTTCTAATCTTTTTAAAACATATGTTTCTGTGTAATGCGTTGTGTATGTTATTTTCTAATGGCTGTATTTCGCTCTCTATAATTTTGAGCAGGGAACAAAATTGCTGTTATAGAGAACGTTGGTGCTACTGAGGTGAACCTTTTCCCTTTCTACATCATTTGGCCGTTTCGGTTTTACTTATGTTagattcctttttcttttagtgATGTCTGTGTTTCGCTTGCAAATATCTGTTTAGTTTGCCGTTTGTGATTTTGTTTTACTTTCGATTGATTGCGTGAAACAGGACCAATTCGACACCGTTGATTTATCTGATAATGAGATTGTGAAGCTTGAGAACTTCCCTCTCATGAATCGCCTAGGAACCTTGCTATTGAACAATAACCGAATCACTCGCATCAGTCCTAACCTTGGAGGTACAAAGGCTATTTTCTTTATTACATGAACAAATTGAATTTTGCTACTTTCTATTTGTATATGCGCAAGCTTAAGCTATCTAATTATTTTGGAATTTGTGCAGAGTTTTTGCCGAAATTGCACACCTTGGTCCTCACCAACAATAGGTTAACTAACTTGGCTGAGATTGATCCTCTTGCATCACTTCCCAAACTGCAGTTCCTTAGTCTGCTTGACAACAATATTACAAAAAAGCCTAATTACCGTTTGTATGTTATCCACAAGTTGAAGTCCTTGCGTGTTCTGGACTTCAAGAAAGTAAAACAAAAGGTTGGTATTCAAAATCTTACTGCAGTTCAAATGTTACTAAATGGCACAAAAATATTGTGTCATTGAGGTAGGGAGTTGCCTGTCTTTGGAAGACATGCTTGTTTATGAATTGACCCCAAATGAAGCAATATAAGTTAAACAAGAACTGCATGCAATCATATCTTGTAAGTAATTTTGGAtggaatatttattttattctttaaatataGTAGGCTTCAATTGGTTGCCCTTCACCTTTGGGTTTAAAGCTCGATCTTGTGTTTGACGAAGTTTCATTTCTGATGTATATACATTTGTTTTGTGCTTTTAAATATCCAAACCATTAGATCTGTTACGAAGATCGGAATTAGGAAATAGAGGaaaatgaataataatttaaattgacCAAATAATATATTTGGAACTAAAACTACGATTCCTATGCTATGCAAACATCAATGTGAATTAGCATATACTATGTATATAACATTTATAGATTCAAGATACCTTGGTATTAACTAGAAATGTTGAGCATCCTCTGCACTGTGAACTGATACTCAAATTTCCTATATCTGATTTTAAACATGATTCAGTGGTCTAAAAGCTGCGTTCATTATGCTTAAAATAAGGTAAACTTATTTGAGCTTGTTATAATTGGATTTATCGTTAGCCACTACATGTAATTTATACATTGTAGGTTATGACTGGGGGGCGAAAGCTTTATGCGCAGATAATCTTTTTCTCCCCTCTTGCCTATAGTGCCATTACAGAGTGTAAATTTATGCTTGGATTTCATCCTTTACCCTTGGCttgattatgtttttttttttttttttttttttttttaatcattacAGGTTCTTTCTGTTGGGTGATTAACttgcttttttattttttctgaacTTTACTGTATACGTTTTCGTGATACTGaatttaagtaattttttttttatctatatttaCTAATTACTGTTACACATCATATAGGAGCGTGCTGAAGCCAAAATTTTGTTTGCATCAGAAGAAGCTGAAGAAGAGGTTAAGAGGGAATCTGCAAAGATTGTAGCTGCTGAAACTCCTACCCAAGATGCTGCAAAGGAGGAACAAACACCTAAATCATCTGCACCTACACCTGAACAAATTTTAGCTATTAaggtatatgattttttttggaACTTCTGTCATTCTCCATATCTTTGAAGGATCAACATGAAATACCATACACTGGTGGTAGCTTAAGTAAATTTATAGTTGCAAAGTGCCAAATGTAAGATGGGATAAGTTTGACATTATTAAGATATTTATTCAGAGAACTGTTATAAAGGAAACTTAGAAAAGGTAAAGAACATGCCATGTCTTAATAGGGAGGTCGGTATAAATTGAGCGAAATTGGAAGGTCTAAAATTATCTCCTTTGAAATGACAGGGTTAGGTAAATGTGAGCGAAATTGGAGGGTCTAAAAATTCTTTCCTTTGAAATGACAGGGTTAGGTAGTTTTTCGTATGTTTTGGGCTCTGCATGATGGAAGAATGCATTGAGATTTCTTTTCGTCCCTTcattttcttctcctccatccAACCATCCACCTCTCTACATTATCGCCTCCTCAGTATGGATTGTGACTAAATATCTGTTATACACATGTGCAGGCTGCCATTATGAATTCACAAACTCTTGAAGAGGTGGCAAGACTTGAACAGGTACACCCTTCATAGTGTAatgaattttgaattatataCAATCGTCTCCTTCACAAAATATTTGCATTTTTGTTCTCATCCATTAGACggtgttgattttttttctagtccccctccccccaccccccaaaaaaagaaagaaaaaacaaaaaaaaaactcaattcAGAGATTTACCATATGACTTTTGATCATTTCTTGTTGTCGCATGCAGGCACTAAAATCAGGGCAGCTTCCAGCTGAGTTCAACAGTGATGGTGACAATACACCCGAGGGCGAGGCAACTGAACAGGAGGATAATATGATCACGGAAGAAAAAGAAGCAGATAATGAACCTAAAGAAAGTGAGCCTGAGGAAAAGAAAGATGAGCCATCAGAAATGGAAGAGGTATATTGATGTTCAAAAGTTACATGTTTTCATGTGTATAGGCTGTGGTCCTTTTGGTTTAGCTGATGCTGTTCCACTGTTAGATATTGATAAACTAATTTGCTGTCTAGTAGCTATCATATTGCAGATCATTTAGGTGCAATGAGTTTCACTAATAGTGTTTTAAGATGGGACACGATAAATAACATAATCAAGCATTTCATATTGAGTTGTGTGTCAAATCTGCATTGTGCATGTGAGGCTTCACCTCTTGTAGAGTTCTCTGCATCAAAAGTGTTGACAATTGACATATCAATAGACGAGTAGCTATAAATGAACAATTACCATCTTTATCTATATAATGTGAGTTAAAAAACTTAAGGATGTGAAAATGCAGTCATCTAGTTTCTGGcagaaaacaaaattaaaagaacATAAGAATGGTtgatgtttttttctttttcccccttatttttttttcaatttctcctcaaataattgattatataaacCACTATTTCTGTATATATGTTGATGAAGATAATGATTTTTTCATATTTAGGTGGTGGGTTTTGTGTCCAGTTTTGAATCTAACAGATTCTGTGTTTGCATTGTTTGTTTCAGGAATAGGTTGTTTCATGTGAATATTCAGCACTTACTATTCATCGTGTATCCTCAATTGATCCCGAATTTGTGGACTATGCCCACCTTGTGTTGCAAAATTTTGTTTTGTAATGTTTTGTGATCTTTCTACCATGAAGATTTCAGAGTAATACATCAATAGGCAAGGAGAATTCACTTGTTAACAACATAGTATTTGAGAGACATGGTTTGCTGCCCAGCAATGTAGTTGTCGAAAACATGAACTTCTGCAACCGCTGATGGAACTTGAGGAAAAACGTGTTCCTTTTCTTCATTATCATGTATTAGGTTTATTGGGACCAGTTATCCAACCCTGGTGTAGTGATTGTTGAAAAATGGTAATCTGTAGTGGTGGATGTTTTATGCAAATGGAATTTTATTGCTGAGACGTATGGATGGTGTTGTCATGGCCATTAGATTGTCTTCCCAAATTCATTTACGAAACTTGTATCAGGCAGTTGGATGGTTTAGGAAAGATATGAACTATTACGTCTTATtgtgtgaaaatgtgaaaattgTCTCCTTTTCAGGTACAAGTGAAAGTTTTTGGTATGATTTGATTGTAGCTGATGGAAGAATCCATTGGGATTTCTTCTCTTTTATGTTGTTCACCAGCCAATTATCCGCCAATgaacctatttatttatttgcctTGTTTTACGCTCGTGCAGACTGCCATTTACAAATCGTACACATCAAAGTGTAACAAAGTTCTCaaaattcacaaaataaaaactcaatgaaactatatttttttttctgtataCGAACAAAACATTTGCCTATGTTCTCGCACCAAAGTCATCACATTTCTCAAACATTTGCAAATGTTTTTGTTCTCGCACAAAAACATTTGCCTATATTCTGGACATTTCTGTAAGTATTATAGACGTTCTAGAAAAGCTGAGATACATATCTTTTCTTCCAGGATGCCAGGGTTATAATACCTAGAAAGAATTCAGCAAGAAAAACTATAGAAGTTTTAAGAATTCAGGGTTATATAAGTAGCAACATATCAACACATGTATTCTAGGCTTCTAATGGGAGATCATCTTAAGACAACAAACAATCGTGAGAGGCTAAGCTTGGTATAAATATGACGAAAGATGAGGTGGCACAGCACTAGAACCAGCAGTAACACTCCGAGCACCGCTGCTCGGATACAATTCACTCTCTGCTATAGAATCAGCAAACTGATATAGATCAGACGTTGAACCCCGATTTCCATGACCTACTGATGAGGTAGTATTATTCCCCGGGAAGCCCTCAACGGATGATGACGCCCTGTACAAGGAAGTGAGCCCTATAGGCGGGGGTTGACCAATATACCTTTCCTTTATGGCTGAATCCCTATGCCACATGTATGGGTGATTGCCGCGGTTTATATATTGCCCTCCTGCATCAACCAAAACTGGCTCGTGGACAGCATATGTCGGAAGCATGCCACCATGGCTCGTAGCCCCGACTCCAGACGTGATCATACTTTCTGGTAGTAACCCTGCACCAGGTCCTCCGTACATTACAGCTGGAGCAGCATAACTATTGACACGGTTAGAATGTCCATTATCCAACATAGTCCTCCTGCTATCGACATGACCAGTAGCCTTCTGCTGTTGTGCAACATGGTTTACATGGCGCACACGTTTAGCATCTTGGACTTTTGGCCTTGTTGACGTCTCAGTTTCACTCGATTTTCTTTTCAGAGATGCTTTGTCTATTACTGATTTCCTATCAAAATCAATGATGTCTTTTTCTAGAGTCACAATTTTTTCATTGATCTGCCATCCAGGAAGAAGCTTTGCAGGATCAATGTTGTGCCTTTCCAAACACCTGCTAATAGATTTCAGAGTAGCCAATTGCTTCTTATTTGCTTCATTCTGCACGAAGGGATAAAAAATCATCATCAAAAAAATTTCTATCAATTTTGGGGGAAAAAATGAAGTAGTCTATGGATGACAAAATAGCAGATTATCACTTACAAGTGTAGCTGGTGAACCCTGTGATCCcttttttggttttttccaAGTTTCTTTAGATTCTCGtagaaatgaaattaaaattgtgTGTGGATTAAACCTCTCTTCAAGGCCGAAGGTATAAACAATATCAACAGCATCTACTTCCATTTTATTCTTCACCATCTCCTCTATTATCTCTGTAGATATTACCATACAAGGAGAGAGTACaaaatcaataatttaaaagaGCTCACTTTCAAACTAAAATTAGAATAATGACAAAATGCAAATACCATAAGTAATAGGTAGCATGAGAGGTACATAATTTTCTATGCATATGTATATCCTACTTTGGGTGGAAAGGAGACAAGATTGGGTAGAATTTCACGCAAGCATAGATAAGGGCATATTAAGCTGTTAAAGCATGTTTGATAAAGTTTGATAATGCCTAAAAGAGTAATATTCTTGGCATCCAAAGCAAAAAAAATAGCTTCTTCGTATCATCAGCAACTACATATCTTCTATTGTACCAAACCTATGGATTCAGAATGGCTGGCAACTTAAGAGAAACTAAAAAGAGGATTTTGAGACAGATACTGATACTACAAGCAAAATTTCACAAACTTAGTATCACAAAAGTGGGCTTTGTCCAATTGACATGGTTGGCGGCTGTTTACTTCATTCGCCTAAGCGATTGTTCACTAAATAGGATCACGGCAATCGGTTCAGAATGAATTCATCAGGAAGGATTGAAATCTCATAACAATTGCAAGCATACAGGCAGACATGGCAACACTATCTcaacaaatcaaattaaataaacagGTTAAGCAAAAGATAAGATATGGAAATAGAAATCAGAAAAAGATAAGAGAGAGTAGGAAGGACGCAAACAATGAAAAATATGTACATCCGTGTAAAGATTTATGGAGAAATATATATGGAGATGGAGAAACTGATTTTATATTGTTTTGGATTTGCTcgattaaccaaaaataaattcGTACTTTGTCAaacttcattactttgcttttaaatataataataagatgttGTTCGAATGCTTATAGAATGCGTTTAATTTTCTATCCAAAAATTGTACTCAACATTTTACTTTTCCGTCTTTCTTTTAACACACTTATCTGTCTCTTTACTGAAAAAGTTTCTAATGTGAAAActgaaaaaacaaaacaaaaaaagttactccctccgtcaacCAAGAGTGTAACACACTTACCCGATTGAGCGTCCACAAAGAGTGtaacactttcctttttaagacATGACCTCACTTTCCCGTTTTAAttacaaccactcatttctttATGGCCCCACACTCAATTcaacctcaaccactcatttctactttatacacatctaCCAACTATTTTCTTGAAACCCGTGTCCACCAAAGTGTTACActcttggtggacggagggagtagaaaatATGTGTACAATCCTTACCTCTCACAAAATTACTTACTAGTTGCTATGTAAATTGGGGTTCAAATAACACTTATGTTTGCATGTGATACAAATTCaagtgtattttattttttattttttttaagagccAGTTTAAGTGTATTGATTGAGAAAACACGAGCTACTTTGGTTAAAAGAATATAGTAatcaaagaaaattataaatgcTAAAAGAAATTACACAAATTTTCTGTCCCGATGGGCTAGCGTGAACATCGAAGGTTTAAGGTTTTGGTCTAAAACTTGGAGCCTGAAAAATCCACTTCGATCGGATCAAATGGATAGGCCCAATTGGCATCCCTACTCAAAAGAACCTGATTTACATGGAAGAATGAAGCACATCCGACTTCCTTTTCACATCTTAGGTAAAGCTTGTATATGAAGGAGAGATCAATATTGAGTATTGTCCAATCCAACAACTCATTGATATAGTCTTTTACATTTTACTGCTTGGAAGTCAcgattaaatttttaatttacgGGAGGCAATGTTggcaaaataaattgaattagcATTTATGAGTCGAGTTACATGGATGAATTTACGATATGAATGAATTTCCAATGAAACTTCGAAACATGGTGATATTCACAAGTTTCCATTCACCATTGTGGTCAACTCTTGCATCAGTACCAACTTAAGCATTCTAGGAGAGTTGGCTGGCATAAGAACATGGTCGAATGCTTTAGGTTAATATAAACTCTTACAAGACAAGTCTGGCACGGCTACTTTCATTAACTTGAACATTTCCATCAAATTGCAAGATAAATTCATGTCACAACCTTACAGGTAAGAAGAAAGTTCTAAGCACATTATAAGGAAGGTACTGACAACATTTGCATAATAGCAAACAGATCCTAAACCATTATCAGGCTCCAAGTACGGTCCTATTATCTACAAAGAGGTCAGGAGGCATGCAAGGTAATACTTTCTAACCAATCTTCTCCCCAAGTCAGCTTATTATACACGTCCTATTAGAATTTTCCTTACTTATACCCGCAAAATGCCTTGCCACTAGTAATAACTGTAGGGCGTCTACTCTGCATTCCTGCATTCTAGCATTTCACTTTCTAAAGATGTTCCCGAACCGGTATTGAATGTGAAGTAAAGCACCTGCAGTACATAGAACATTAATCTAACCACTATGGATAGGGTTGACCCATCTACGAGCTAACTTCTGAGTTCCTGTTGCTAGGCTGCTTCGATATGAGCTGCTAAGGCGATGCAGCTGTCTAAAGAAAATACTTACCCCGTAGATATTAGTAAATAGGAGAGATAATCAATATGTATAGCTAGGCTGATATGTCAATATCCGAGCACAAGTACAAGAGACTATCTCCATCTCCTCAATATGTGGTTTTAATCAGGCGCTAAAGCACACAAGCCAAGCAGTAACCCAGTTAACTCAATACACGCACTCAATCGGTGCTTTTTTTCCTGCAGTTATTCGCCTATATCCATTTTTGCAGTTGATCAGTTCTACTTCCTCGTAACATCAACTAAAATTTCAAGCCTCGTCTACCGCAGGTGCATGACAGTAAAAGACCGCATACATTATCACAAGCTATATATACAAGGCTTTATCAAATATCAACCTACACATGCTCTAAATTCATAAGGAGAGATATTATACCTGAAATTTTATTCATAAGCAAACGAGACTTCTGCAATACACGAGCAATCTCCTTGGCATTCCCCGCAATCATTAAA harbors:
- the LOC131008578 gene encoding protein FRIGIDA, whose protein sequence is MAATVTPPPNMTEANTYAVPATPPANQLSGSHPHSPKLETLSPRSPSPPLFLNSIAELKDFSSAMSGFLHCYDDLHNHLESIKGAILAMLPPEIPHISQPSPQKPEALEETAMEKQQDDKSPSKSELEGLCKAMCSRGVRKYLASHLSSLPMLQEEVPKALRQAPNPWKLVLECLGKFFLQGSKAFTRNSPMIPAREASILVLECFLLMMGLEVSSENDNRISDIEKAVKEEADVAALAWQKRLMIEGGLARANQVDARGLLLFVACFGVPASFKAEDMRDLMIAGNAKEIARVLQKSRLLMNKISEIIEEMVKNKMEVDAVDIVYTFGLEERFNPHTILISFLRESKETWKKPKKGSQGSPATLNEANKKQLATLKSISRCLERHNIDPAKLLPGWQINEKIVTLEKDIIDFDRKSVIDKASLKRKSSETETSTRPKVQDAKRVRHVNHVAQQQKATGHVDSRRTMLDNGHSNRVNSYAAPAVMYGGPGAGLLPESMITSGVGATSHGGMLPTYAVHEPVLVDAGGQYINRGNHPYMWHRDSAIKERYIGQPPPIGLTSLYRASSSVEGFPGNNTTSSVGHGNRGSTSDLYQFADSIAESELYPSSGARSVTAGSSAVPPHLSSYLYQA
- the LOC131008601 gene encoding U2 small nuclear ribonucleoprotein A' isoform X2, whose protein sequence is MVRLTADLIWKSPHFFNAVRERELDLRGNKIAVIENVGATEDQFDTVDLSDNEIVKLENFPLMNRLGTLLLNNNRITRISPNLGEFLPKLHTLVLTNNRLTNLAEIDPLASLPKLQFLSLLDNNITKKPNYRLYVIHKLKSLRVLDFKKVKQKERAEAKILFASEEAEEEVKRESAKIVAAETPTQDAAKEEQTPKSSAPTPEQILAIKAAIMNSQTLEEVARLEQALKSGQLPAEFNSDGDNTPEGEATEQEDNMITEEKEADNEPKESEPEEKKDEPSEMEEE
- the LOC131008601 gene encoding U2 small nuclear ribonucleoprotein A' isoform X1; this translates as MVRLTADLIWKSPHFFNAVRERELDLRGNKIAVIENVGATEDQFDTVDLSDNEIVKLENFPLMNRLGTLLLNNNRITRISPNLGEFLPKLHTLVLTNNRLTNLAEIDPLASLPKLQFLSLLDNNITKKPNYRLYVIHKLKSLRVLDFKKVKQKERAEAKILFASEEAEEEVKRESAKIVAAETPTQDAAKEEQTPKSSAPTPEQILAIKAAIMNSQTLEEVARLEQALKSGQLPAEFNSDGDNTPEGEATEQEDNMITEEKEADNEPKESEPEEKKDEPSEMEEVY